A region of Anolis sagrei isolate rAnoSag1 chromosome 2, rAnoSag1.mat, whole genome shotgun sequence DNA encodes the following proteins:
- the LOC132767701 gene encoding nuclear receptor subfamily 1 group D member 1-like — translation MDNNSGGVILYVGSTAGSSPTPGSPPNGYLVPSPQHSLPSSLEELTLTEIGAIKPQRASSPSSPKVAFQFPEGIRYPNKGQSPPTQSRVPAAKQNGASGTFTKTGGMVLLCKVCGDIASGFHYGVHACEGCKGFFRRSIQQNINYKMCVKNENCMIMRMNRNRCQHCRFKKCLAVGMSRDAVRFGRIPKREKQRLLDEMQSYMNSLNETPMDVGLSPETDNASPPSPNAQEEEAISAISRAYRDIFVSGQDRLGKHGGSPGSEACPLTNYNEQQQLNNSYGYGQQYESATLRLSSYSPQEPSNYVDNSPRCFGNEIFQAQQAGYLHNAGRYPGLEYNYPEANPQRSCPWRGTPSRGIACPLNATPYCSNGKSSQQVWEEFSQCFTPAVKEVVEFAKSIPGFQSLCQQDQVMLLKAGTFQVLMVRFSSLFSPKEKVVTFLSGETYSLCSLRTMGMGSLLDAMFEFSEKLSSLGLDAQEMALFMAVVLVSADRSGISDVDAVEILQETLIRALRTLVTKKHPDDSTLFPKLLLRLPDLRTLNNQHSEKLLAFRINP, via the exons gtggtgtgatactctACGTGGGCTCAACAGCTGGCTCCAGCCCCACTCCAGGCAGCCCTCCCAATGGATATCTGGTGCCTTCGCCCCAACATTCACTACCCTCTTCCTTGGAAGAGCTGACTCTTACTGAGATTGGGGCCATCAAACCCCAGCGGGCCAGCTCCCCTTCTTCGCCCAAGGTCGCCTTCCAGTTTCCTGAAGGGATTCGCTACCCCAACAAGGGCCAGTCACCACCAACACAGAGCAGGGTGCCTGCTGCCAAACAGAACGGAGCCTCTGGCACTTTCACGA AAACAGGGGGTATGGTGTTGCTCTGCAAGGTTTGCGGTGACATTGCCTCTGGTTTCCACTATGGTGTCCATGCTTGTGAAGGTTGCAAG GGGTTCTTTCGGCGAAGCATACAGCAGAACATCAACTACAAGATGTGTGTGAAGAATGAAAACTGCATGATCATGCGGATGAATCGCAACCGCTGCCAGCATTGCCGGTTCAAGAAGTGCCTGGCGGTGGGCATGTCAAGAGATG CTGTGCGTTTTGGGCGCATCCCTAAGCGGGAGAAGCAGCGTCTACTtgatgagatgcagagctacaTGAACAGCTTGAATGAGACCCCGATGGATGTTGGCCTGAGCCCGGAGACAGATAATGCCTCACCACCAAGTCCCAATgcccaggaggaggaggccatCAGTGCCATCTCGAGGGCATACCGTGACATTTTCGTGAGTGGCCAGGACCGCCTTGGCAAGCATGGTGGATCCCCTGGGAGTGAGGCCTGTCCCTTGACCAACTACAATGAACAGCAGCAGCTTAACAACTCTTATGGCTATGGGCAGCAGTATGAGTCAGCCACCCTGCGTCTGTCCAGCTACAGTCCTCAAGAGCCATCTAATTATGTGGACAACAGTCCCAGGTGCTTTGGCAATGAGATCTTCCAGGCTCAGCAGGCTGGCTATTTGCACAATGCTGGACGTTACCCAGGCCTTGAGTACAACTACCCTGAGGCCAATCCCCAGAGGAGCTGCCCCTGGCGGGGGACACCTAGCAGAGGCATT GCCTGTCCTCTGAATGCCACCCCCTACTGTAGCAATGGCAAGAGCAGTCAGCAAGTGTGGGAGGAGTTTTCGCAGTGCTTCACGCCAGCTGTCAAGGAGGTGGTGGAGTTTGCCAAGAGCATCCCAGGCTTCCAGTCGCTCTGCCAGCAGGACCAAGTTATGCTGCTCAAAGCAGGCACTTTCCAG GTGCTGATGGTGCGCTTCTCTTCTCTGTTTAGTCCCAAGGAGAAAGTGGTGACCTTTTTGAGTGGGGAGACGTACTCACTCTGCAGCCTGCGTACCATGGGCATGGGCTCCCTGCTGGATGCCATGTTTGAGTTCAGCGAGAAACTCAGTTCCCTAGGCTTAGATGCACAAGAAATGGCACTCTTCATGGCTGTGGTCCTTGTCTCAGCTG ATCGTTCTGGCATCTCTGATGTAGATGCTGTTGAAATCCTCCAGGAGACTTTAATCCGGGCCTTGAGAACTCTAGTAACCAAGAAGCACCCAGATGACTCCACACTCTTCCCCAAGCTGCTTCTTCGTCTTCCTGACCTGAGAACCCTCAACAACCAGCATTCTGAGAAACTCCTTGCCTTCCGGATCAACCCTTAA
- the LOC132765459 gene encoding lysozyme C, milk isozyme-like, which produces MKVLAFTLFCLFIAVNEAKVYERCELARKLKNSKLDVVSGHSIANWVCLAYYESRFNSRLVGPPNRNKSQDYGIFQINSRWWCSNGKGTTANGCRSSCSAFLDDDITNDIECAKRIVKDPNGISAWVAWRNYCRGKNLSKWTQGCRL; this is translated from the exons ATGAAAGTGTTGGCCTTCACCCTTTTCTGCCTCTTCATTGCTGTCAATGAGGCCAAGGTGTATGAGAGATGCGAACTGGCTAGGAAACTGAAAAACTCTAAGTTGGATGTGGTATCTGGCCACAGCATTGCTAACT GGGTCTGCTTGGCTTACTATGAGAGCAGATTCAACAGCAGGCTCGTGGGGCCACCCAACAGAAATAAAAGTCAAGACTATGGGATTTTTCAGATAAACAGCCGCTGGTGGTGCTCCAATGGAAAGGGCACAACTGCCAATGGCTGCAGATCCTCCTGCAGTG ctttCCTAGATGATGACATCACAAATGATATTGAATGCGCTAAGAGAATTGTCAAAGATCCCAACGGGATAAGCGCCTG GGTTGCTTGGAGGAATTACTGCAGAGGAAAAAACCTCTCCAAGTGGACACAAGGCTGCAGACTCTGA